A segment of the Streptomyces pactum genome:
CGTCTCGCCGGACATTCGCTTCAGTCTCCGTTCTTGGGCGCCGCGTCGACCACGGCCGCCAGCTCCGCCAGGACCGGATGGTCGAAGACCGCCTGCAGGCCCACCTTGACGCCGAACCGGTCGCGTACCTTGCCGATCATGCGTGCCGCGAGCAGCGAATGCCCGCCGACGTCGAAGAAGTTGTCGCGGGCGCCCGGCACGATGCCGGTCAGCTCAGTCCATATCCCGGCGATGGCCTCCTCGGTGGAGCCGGGCGGGAAGGCCGCCTCGGGCCGCTGTGCGGGCTCGGACGGCGCGTCCAGCAGGGACTTGCGGTCGATCTTGCCGTTCGGGGTCAGCGGCATGGCGTCCAGCCGCTGGACGCGGGAGGGGACCAGGTACCGGGGCAGCCTCGCCGCCAGCACCTCCTGCACCGTCTCCACGGTGGCCCCGCCGCAGTAGAAGGCGACCAGGGAGCCGCCCGAGCCGTCGTCGCACAGCACGACCGCGGACTGGCTGACCTCCGCCAAGGTCAGCATGGTGTGCTCGATCTCGGCGGGTTCGACGCGGATGCCGCGGACGCTCAGCTGGGCGTCGCGCCGTTCGACGAACTCCAGGTCCCCGGAGTCCGTCCAGCGGCAGACGTCACCCGAGGCGTACCAGCGCTCAGCGGCGGCGGGGCTCCCCCCGGCGGGCCCGGCGTCCGAGACGAGGGCCGCCGCGCCGAACCTCTCCTCGGTGAGAGCGGGGTCACCTCGGTACCCGGCGGCCAGGACCGCCCCGCCGATGAGGAGTTCGCCGGTCGCTCCGGGTCCGGTGACGTCGTGGCCCTGACGATCGACCAGCCGGACGCGCGCGCCGGTGATGGGGGTGCCGATGACCGGAGCGCGGCCGGGGTCGCCGCCGCCGCGCAGGTCCCGGCTGGCGGTCGTGACGACGGTCGCCTCGGTGGGGCCGTAGTGGTTGTGGACGGCGGCGGGGAACGAGGGGCTCGGCCACACCCGCAGCCGGTCACCGCCGGTGAGCAGGACCCGCAGGGAGCGCGGGGGCGAGTCGGAGCCGATCAGTTCCTCGGCGAGCGGTGTGCTCAGGAAGCACTGCTCGATCGCGTTGTCCTGGAGGAAGCCCGTGATGGCCGTCACGTCGGCGCCCGGGGGCTCGGCGGGCAGGACGAGGGTCGCACCGCTGGCGAGCGCCGCCCAGGTCTCCCAGACGGAGGCGTCGAACCCAAGGCCCGCGAAGGCGGCCACGCGCGTGCCGGGCCCGGTCCCGTAGGTGGCCCGGTGCCAGTCCAGCAGGTTCACCAGGCTGGCGTGAGCGACCTCCACCCCCTTCGGCGTCCCGGTGGAGCCGGAGGTGTAGATGACGTACGCGAGGGCGGACCCGACCGCTCGCGGCTCCCGCGCGGGGCCGGGGAGAACGTC
Coding sequences within it:
- a CDS encoding non-ribosomal peptide synthetase codes for the protein MQDIPEERTVVRLLRRIVDSDPEATAVECGKDELTYRRLWDEAGTAAARLQETPGFEPGCLLGVLYERGVPGVVAQLAAWRAGAAYLPLDPALPDGRIESVLHDARPFAVLARPDLRHRVPRTVPTPQDVLPGPAREPRAVGSALAYVIYTSGSTGTPKGVEVAHASLVNLLDWHRATYGTGPGTRVAAFAGLGFDASVWETWAALASGATLVLPAEPPGADVTAITGFLQDNAIEQCFLSTPLAEELIGSDSPPRSLRVLLTGGDRLRVWPSPSFPAAVHNHYGPTEATVVTTASRDLRGGGDPGRAPVIGTPITGARVRLVDRQGHDVTGPGATGELLIGGAVLAAGYRGDPALTEERFGAAALVSDAGPAGGSPAAAERWYASGDVCRWTDSGDLEFVERRDAQLSVRGIRVEPAEIEHTMLTLAEVSQSAVVLCDDGSGGSLVAFYCGGATVETVQEVLAARLPRYLVPSRVQRLDAMPLTPNGKIDRKSLLDAPSEPAQRPEAAFPPGSTEEAIAGIWTELTGIVPGARDNFFDVGGHSLLAARMIGKVRDRFGVKVGLQAVFDHPVLAELAAVVDAAPKNGD